From the Heliangelus exortis chromosome 14, bHelExo1.hap1, whole genome shotgun sequence genome, one window contains:
- the ARR3 gene encoding arrestin-C isoform X1, which translates to MADGAKVFKKTSPNGKLSLYLGKRDFVDHVEKVDSVDGVCLVDPEYLKDRKVYVTLTCAFRYGRDDLDVIGLSFRKDIYVLTTQLFPPVPDQAPKTLTPLQDKLMKKLGENAYPFTFEIATNLPCSVTLQPGPDDVGKACGVDFEVKGFCAENLEEKIHKRNSVRLIIRKIQFAPPNTGPGPKAETTRQFMMSDKPLHLEASLEKEIFYHGDPINVNVNINNTTNKIVKKIKIAVEQITDVVLYSLDKYTKIVCTEEINENVAANSTFSKTYSITPLLSANREKRGLALDGKLKHEDTNLASTTILRPGMDKEVLGILVSYKVKVNLMVSRGGILGDLTASDVGVELPVILMHPKPAEDKASEEDIVIEEFARQKLKGEKDDEDKEEEAEKE; encoded by the exons ATGGCAGACGGAGCaaa GGTGTTCAAGAAGACCAGTCCCAATGGCAAG ctctccctctACCTGGGGAAGAGGGATTTTGTGGATCACGTGGAAAAGGTGGACTCTGTAG ATGGTGTCTGCCTGGTTGACCCCGAGTACCTAAAGGACAGAAAAG TGTACGTGACGCTGACCTGCGCCTTCCGCTACGGCCGGGATGACCTGGATGTCATCGGCTTGTCCTTCAGGAAGGACATCTATGTCCTCACCACCCAGCTCTTCCCACCCGTGCCGGACCAGGCACCCAAAACCCTCACTCCTTTGCAGGATAAGCTGATGAAGAAGCTCGGGGAGAACGCTTACCCCTTCACCTTTGAG ATTGCCACCAACCTGCCCTGCTCAGTCACCCTCCAGCCAGGACCAGATGATGTGGGAAAG GCCTGCGGCGTGGACTTTGAGGTCAAAGGATTTTGTGCTGAAAAtctggaggagaaaatccacaagAG GAACTCCGTGCGCCTCATCATCCGCAAGATCCAGTTTGCACCCCCAAACACGGGGCCAGGGCCAAAGGCAGAGACCACCCGGCAGTTCATGATGTCTGACAAACCCCTGCACCTCGAAGCCTCCCTGGAGAAAGAG ATCTTCTACCATGGAGACCCCATCAATGTCAATGTAAACATCAACAACACCACCAACAagattgtgaaaaaaattaagattgcAG TTGAGCAGATCACAGACGTGGTCCTCTACTCACTGGATAAATACACAAAGATTGTGTGCACCGAGGAGATAAA TGAGAACGTGGCAGCCAACTCCACCTTCTCCAAAACCTACTCCATCACCCCCCTGCTCTCTGCCAACCGTGAGAAGCGTGGCCTGGCCCTGGATGGCAAGCTCAAGCATGAGGACACCAACCTGGCCTCCACCACCAT CCTGAGACCTGGCATGGACAAGGAGGTGCTGGGCATCCTGGTGTCCTACAAAGTCAAGGTCAACCTGATGGTGTCCCGAGGAGG catcctgggggATCTGACTGCCAG TGACGTTGGTGTCGAGCTGCCCGTCATCCTGATGCACCCCAAGCCTGCAGAGG ACAAGGCCAG CGAGGAGGACATTGTCATCGAGGAATTCGCCCGCCAAAAACTCAAGGGGGAGAAAGACGAcgaggacaaggaggaggaggctgaaaAAGAATAA
- the ARR3 gene encoding arrestin-C isoform X3 — protein sequence MADGAKVFKKTSPNGKLSLYLGKRDFVDHVEKVDSVDGVCLVDPEYLKDRKVYVTLTCAFRYGRDDLDVIGLSFRKDIYVLTTQLFPPVPDQAPKTLTPLQDKLMKKLGENAYPFTFEIATNLPCSVTLQPGPDDVGKACGVDFEVKGFCAENLEEKIHKRNSVRLIIRKIQFAPPNTGPGPKAETTRQFMMSDKPLHLEASLEKEIFYHGDPINVNVNINNTTNKIVKKIKIAVEQITDVVLYSLDKYTKIVCTEEINENVAANSTFSKTYSITPLLSANREKRGLALDGKLKHEDTNLASTTILRPGMDKEVLGILVSYKVKVNLMVSRGGILGDLTASDVGVELPVILMHPKPAEGKWC from the exons ATGGCAGACGGAGCaaa GGTGTTCAAGAAGACCAGTCCCAATGGCAAG ctctccctctACCTGGGGAAGAGGGATTTTGTGGATCACGTGGAAAAGGTGGACTCTGTAG ATGGTGTCTGCCTGGTTGACCCCGAGTACCTAAAGGACAGAAAAG TGTACGTGACGCTGACCTGCGCCTTCCGCTACGGCCGGGATGACCTGGATGTCATCGGCTTGTCCTTCAGGAAGGACATCTATGTCCTCACCACCCAGCTCTTCCCACCCGTGCCGGACCAGGCACCCAAAACCCTCACTCCTTTGCAGGATAAGCTGATGAAGAAGCTCGGGGAGAACGCTTACCCCTTCACCTTTGAG ATTGCCACCAACCTGCCCTGCTCAGTCACCCTCCAGCCAGGACCAGATGATGTGGGAAAG GCCTGCGGCGTGGACTTTGAGGTCAAAGGATTTTGTGCTGAAAAtctggaggagaaaatccacaagAG GAACTCCGTGCGCCTCATCATCCGCAAGATCCAGTTTGCACCCCCAAACACGGGGCCAGGGCCAAAGGCAGAGACCACCCGGCAGTTCATGATGTCTGACAAACCCCTGCACCTCGAAGCCTCCCTGGAGAAAGAG ATCTTCTACCATGGAGACCCCATCAATGTCAATGTAAACATCAACAACACCACCAACAagattgtgaaaaaaattaagattgcAG TTGAGCAGATCACAGACGTGGTCCTCTACTCACTGGATAAATACACAAAGATTGTGTGCACCGAGGAGATAAA TGAGAACGTGGCAGCCAACTCCACCTTCTCCAAAACCTACTCCATCACCCCCCTGCTCTCTGCCAACCGTGAGAAGCGTGGCCTGGCCCTGGATGGCAAGCTCAAGCATGAGGACACCAACCTGGCCTCCACCACCAT CCTGAGACCTGGCATGGACAAGGAGGTGCTGGGCATCCTGGTGTCCTACAAAGTCAAGGTCAACCTGATGGTGTCCCGAGGAGG catcctgggggATCTGACTGCCAG TGACGTTGGTGTCGAGCTGCCCGTCATCCTGATGCACCCCAAGCCTGCAGAGGGTAAGTGGTGCTGA
- the ARR3 gene encoding arrestin-C isoform X2, with product MADGAKVFKKTSPNGKLSLYLGKRDFVDHVEKVDSVDGVCLVDPEYLKDRKVYVTLTCAFRYGRDDLDVIGLSFRKDIYVLTTQLFPPVPDQAPKTLTPLQDKLMKKLGENAYPFTFEIATNLPCSVTLQPGPDDVGKACGVDFEVKGFCAENLEEKIHKRNSVRLIIRKIQFAPPNTGPGPKAETTRQFMMSDKPLHLEASLEKEIFYHGDPINVNVNINNTTNKIVKKIKIAVEQITDVVLYSLDKYTKIVCTEEINENVAANSTFSKTYSITPLLSANREKRGLALDGKLKHEDTNLASTTILRPGMDKEVLGILVSYKVKVNLMVSRGGILGDLTASDVGVELPVILMHPKPAEARRTLSSRNSPAKNSRGRKTTRTRRRRLKKNKT from the exons ATGGCAGACGGAGCaaa GGTGTTCAAGAAGACCAGTCCCAATGGCAAG ctctccctctACCTGGGGAAGAGGGATTTTGTGGATCACGTGGAAAAGGTGGACTCTGTAG ATGGTGTCTGCCTGGTTGACCCCGAGTACCTAAAGGACAGAAAAG TGTACGTGACGCTGACCTGCGCCTTCCGCTACGGCCGGGATGACCTGGATGTCATCGGCTTGTCCTTCAGGAAGGACATCTATGTCCTCACCACCCAGCTCTTCCCACCCGTGCCGGACCAGGCACCCAAAACCCTCACTCCTTTGCAGGATAAGCTGATGAAGAAGCTCGGGGAGAACGCTTACCCCTTCACCTTTGAG ATTGCCACCAACCTGCCCTGCTCAGTCACCCTCCAGCCAGGACCAGATGATGTGGGAAAG GCCTGCGGCGTGGACTTTGAGGTCAAAGGATTTTGTGCTGAAAAtctggaggagaaaatccacaagAG GAACTCCGTGCGCCTCATCATCCGCAAGATCCAGTTTGCACCCCCAAACACGGGGCCAGGGCCAAAGGCAGAGACCACCCGGCAGTTCATGATGTCTGACAAACCCCTGCACCTCGAAGCCTCCCTGGAGAAAGAG ATCTTCTACCATGGAGACCCCATCAATGTCAATGTAAACATCAACAACACCACCAACAagattgtgaaaaaaattaagattgcAG TTGAGCAGATCACAGACGTGGTCCTCTACTCACTGGATAAATACACAAAGATTGTGTGCACCGAGGAGATAAA TGAGAACGTGGCAGCCAACTCCACCTTCTCCAAAACCTACTCCATCACCCCCCTGCTCTCTGCCAACCGTGAGAAGCGTGGCCTGGCCCTGGATGGCAAGCTCAAGCATGAGGACACCAACCTGGCCTCCACCACCAT CCTGAGACCTGGCATGGACAAGGAGGTGCTGGGCATCCTGGTGTCCTACAAAGTCAAGGTCAACCTGATGGTGTCCCGAGGAGG catcctgggggATCTGACTGCCAG TGACGTTGGTGTCGAGCTGCCCGTCATCCTGATGCACCCCAAGCCTGCAGAGG CGAGGAGGACATTGTCATCGAGGAATTCGCCCGCCAAAAACTCAAGGGGGAGAAAGACGAcgaggacaaggaggaggaggctgaaaAAGAATAAGACTTAA